One Kallotenue papyrolyticum genomic window carries:
- a CDS encoding alpha/beta hydrolase: MGDLLLTALWWLVLATLLSSVRSWRGLSLLSPARWWLPATLLAVLSLLLLPRLRAIQWPMALAASALGLATFLLLAIWHTRRQPWEPLLAPGEHAGRRICAVEVPIAGGPLPGLLVEPLNGSQVGVLVLHGAGDHKAFYAWPRLYALADAGFAALAIDVDGHGANPRPLDFPAVLEDVAAGVAWLRQRYQQVAVIGISQGGCIAARAVAEGLNVDALVIMAAPISVTVTRAVIRREALIVLHPAAWALLRDLGALPLLRMWRSGGIRGKISYVDLIQRLDLLGSVARIRCPLLLCYAAHDAVVPRRQALAIAAAAPPGATFMLVRGATHLSLPIDRRALRRVSAWLQEALTTTARLDESPVAAPPRDSHAR; encoded by the coding sequence ATGGGCGATCTGCTGCTGACGGCACTGTGGTGGCTGGTGCTGGCTACGCTCCTCAGCAGCGTGCGCAGCTGGCGCGGCCTGAGTCTGCTCTCTCCTGCGCGGTGGTGGTTGCCGGCGACGCTGCTGGCCGTGCTCAGCCTGCTGCTGCTGCCGCGCTTGCGCGCGATACAGTGGCCGATGGCGCTGGCCGCAAGCGCGCTGGGCCTGGCCACGTTTCTGCTGCTGGCAATCTGGCACACGCGCCGGCAACCCTGGGAGCCGCTACTGGCACCGGGCGAGCACGCCGGGCGCCGCATATGCGCGGTGGAGGTACCCATCGCCGGCGGTCCGCTACCGGGGCTCTTGGTCGAACCGCTGAACGGCAGCCAGGTCGGCGTGCTGGTGCTGCATGGCGCCGGCGATCACAAGGCCTTCTACGCCTGGCCGCGGCTCTACGCCTTGGCCGATGCCGGCTTTGCCGCGCTGGCAATCGATGTGGACGGCCATGGCGCCAATCCCCGCCCGCTCGACTTTCCCGCGGTCCTAGAAGATGTAGCCGCCGGCGTCGCCTGGCTGCGTCAGCGCTACCAACAGGTGGCGGTGATCGGCATCAGTCAGGGTGGCTGCATCGCCGCCCGCGCCGTGGCCGAGGGCCTGAACGTCGATGCGCTGGTGATCATGGCAGCGCCGATCAGCGTGACGGTAACGCGCGCGGTGATCCGCCGCGAGGCGCTGATCGTGTTGCATCCCGCTGCCTGGGCCCTGCTGCGCGATCTGGGCGCGCTGCCATTGCTACGGATGTGGCGCAGCGGCGGGATCCGCGGCAAGATCAGTTATGTCGATCTCATCCAGCGGCTGGACCTGCTCGGCAGTGTCGCGCGCATCCGCTGCCCGCTGCTGCTGTGCTATGCCGCGCATGACGCGGTCGTGCCCCGCCGGCAGGCCCTGGCGATCGCCGCGGCGGCCCCGCCCGGCGCCACCTTCATGCTTGTGCGCGGCGCGACACACCTGTCGTTGCCGATCGATCGGCGCGCGCTGCGCCGCGTGAGCGCCTGGCTTCAGGAGGCGCTGACAACCACCGCGCGCCTGGATGAGTCACCTGTGGCCGCGCCTCCCCGCGACTCGCATGCGCGCTGA
- a CDS encoding vWA domain-containing protein yields MQLEAVSVAPQGASQQAATPSSSTDATQILPAMPMPGQRVGAQADRRQRRAGGRRSKTRTLRKSGRYVTSRATADKITDLALDATLRAAAPYQPQRRARTTQRRAVLLERPDLRQKVRVRRTRNAICFVVDASWSMAAEQRMRATKGAVLALLRDAYQRRDRVGLVAFQRDAARVLLPLTNSVELAERRLRTMPTGGKTPLTHGLLLGYELLARARRHDPDVLPLMVVLTDGQANVSLTGMRPQEEAYRMAEYIAAAQIDAIVIDTEHPSFLRGLAQMLARHLGATYYHLADLGEGALVDLVRQRTR; encoded by the coding sequence ATGCAGCTCGAAGCCGTGTCGGTGGCGCCGCAAGGGGCGAGCCAGCAGGCGGCCACGCCATCATCGTCCACCGATGCGACGCAGATCCTGCCGGCCATGCCCATGCCGGGGCAACGCGTCGGCGCGCAGGCCGATCGGCGGCAGCGCCGGGCGGGCGGGCGGCGCTCCAAAACGCGCACCTTGCGCAAGAGCGGTCGCTACGTGACCAGCCGCGCGACGGCCGATAAGATCACCGATCTGGCGCTGGATGCGACCTTGCGGGCGGCCGCGCCCTATCAGCCGCAGCGGCGCGCGCGAACGACGCAGCGCCGGGCGGTGCTGCTGGAACGGCCCGATCTGCGTCAGAAGGTGCGCGTGCGCCGCACACGCAACGCGATCTGCTTCGTCGTGGACGCGAGCTGGTCGATGGCCGCCGAGCAGCGGATGCGGGCGACCAAGGGCGCCGTGCTGGCCCTGTTGCGCGACGCCTACCAGCGCCGCGATCGCGTGGGCCTGGTAGCCTTCCAGCGCGACGCAGCGCGCGTGCTGCTGCCGCTGACCAACAGCGTCGAGCTGGCGGAGCGACGCCTGCGCACCATGCCAACCGGCGGCAAGACGCCGTTGACGCATGGCCTGTTACTGGGCTATGAGCTCTTGGCGCGGGCGCGTCGGCACGATCCCGACGTGCTGCCGCTGATGGTCGTGCTGACGGATGGCCAGGCCAACGTGTCGCTCACCGGCATGCGTCCGCAGGAGGAGGCCTATCGCATGGCGGAGTACATCGCTGCGGCGCAGATCGATGCGATCGTCATCGACACGGAACATCCGAGTTTTCTACGTGGGTTGGCGCAGATGCTGGCCCGGCACCTGGGCGCAACCTACTATCATCTCGCCGATCTCGGCGAGGGCGCGCTGGTGGATCTGGTGCGCCAGCGCACACGCTAG
- a CDS encoding DUF2203 domain-containing protein: MQEKLYTVAEANAILPQVRRLVARILQARAEVLQLQPALWPAVEAAVFNGGSKQVSQASRLIVIIQEAIRALQARNIVVRDINTGLVDFPAERNGQLVFLCWQYDEPRVQFWHDIDHGFAGRQPIDDSF; the protein is encoded by the coding sequence ATGCAAGAGAAACTCTATACGGTTGCCGAGGCCAACGCCATCCTCCCCCAGGTGCGGCGGCTGGTGGCGCGCATCCTACAGGCGCGTGCCGAGGTGTTGCAGCTCCAGCCAGCACTCTGGCCGGCAGTGGAGGCGGCGGTCTTCAACGGCGGGAGCAAGCAGGTCTCACAGGCATCGCGGCTGATCGTCATCATTCAGGAGGCGATCCGCGCGTTGCAGGCGCGCAACATCGTGGTGCGCGACATCAACACCGGCCTGGTCGATTTTCCCGCCGAGCGCAACGGCCAACTGGTCTTTCTGTGTTGGCAGTACGACGAACCGCGCGTGCAGTTCTGGCACGACATCGATCACGGCTTCGCCGGGCGCCAGCCGATCGATGATTCGTTCTGA
- a CDS encoding N-acetylmuramoyl-L-alanine amidase produces MLRWSLLSMVLVGVLLGAAPTARAFHPPLVVLQAGHWRSAELPDEFSRLRGNTGAAAGGVREVDLNVDIAHRAAEYLRAWGNEAYVLPATVPPNYRADAFVAIHADGHANRAARGFKVATSYRPWIASDLLVRELADEYARRTGLPRDWRITHNMRGYYAFNSGLYQHTIAEDTPAAILEMGFLTNPTDRAYLVTHTDHVAWAIALGIARFLATRPAEGWPPPPSFPRDDIVEVLHDNVPLFDGPGREFNRVDRAARKERYAVVERRPGWAKLFFWSGAERWIEDFQTRPITIP; encoded by the coding sequence ATGCTACGTTGGTCGCTCCTGAGCATGGTGCTGGTTGGAGTGCTGCTGGGCGCGGCGCCCACGGCGCGCGCGTTCCATCCGCCGCTGGTAGTGCTGCAGGCTGGCCACTGGCGCTCTGCCGAACTGCCGGATGAGTTCAGTCGGCTGCGCGGCAACACGGGCGCGGCTGCCGGCGGCGTGCGCGAAGTCGATCTCAACGTGGACATCGCGCATCGCGCCGCCGAGTACCTGCGCGCCTGGGGCAACGAAGCCTATGTCCTGCCGGCGACGGTGCCGCCGAACTATCGCGCCGATGCCTTCGTGGCGATTCATGCCGATGGGCATGCCAATCGCGCGGCGCGTGGCTTCAAAGTCGCTACCTCCTACCGGCCCTGGATCGCCAGCGATCTGCTGGTGCGCGAACTGGCGGATGAGTATGCGCGGCGCACCGGTCTGCCGCGCGACTGGCGCATCACGCACAACATGCGCGGCTACTATGCCTTCAACAGTGGTCTGTACCAGCATACCATTGCCGAGGACACGCCCGCGGCGATCCTGGAGATGGGCTTTCTCACCAATCCGACCGATCGCGCCTATCTGGTGACGCACACCGACCATGTCGCTTGGGCAATTGCGCTTGGCATTGCGCGCTTTCTGGCGACGCGTCCGGCTGAGGGCTGGCCACCCCCGCCGAGCTTTCCGCGCGACGACATCGTCGAGGTCTTGCACGACAACGTACCGCTCTTCGATGGTCCCGGACGCGAATTTAATCGCGTCGATCGCGCTGCGCGCAAGGAGCGCTACGCGGTGGTCGAACGGCGTCCAGGCTGGGCAAAACTCTTCTTCTGGAGCGGCGCAGAGCGCTGGATCGAGGATTTTCAGACCAGGCCGATCACGATACCCTGA
- a CDS encoding helix-turn-helix transcriptional regulator, protein MLETRSHSKASRLRRIEHKLYNTPNGLSAVELAKYCGVDRRTIYRDILALEEMGVPVWQLDGRFGIDRDSYQSTVRLNLNETVALYFAARLLAHHSDENNPHVVGALDKIAASLPDATLSAHLSHAADVIRTKPMRANYVQTLETLTRAWADRQAVQIQYWAAEREHPEERVIEPYFLEVSRFEPASYVLGHDRLRNAIRTFKVERIQRAELLPEHYEIPADFDPYAWLHSSWAIMAEEEVEVRLRFAPQVARRVQESVWHHSQQLEVLPDGGCLLTMRVGGIREIRGWVLSWGADVEVLAPQELRAQVAAEGQRLAALYRHS, encoded by the coding sequence ATGCTTGAAACGCGTTCGCATTCCAAGGCCAGTCGTCTGCGCCGTATCGAACATAAGCTCTACAACACGCCTAACGGCCTGAGCGCCGTCGAGCTGGCCAAGTATTGCGGTGTCGATCGGCGCACGATCTACCGCGATATTCTGGCGCTGGAAGAGATGGGCGTGCCCGTGTGGCAACTGGATGGGCGCTTCGGCATCGACCGCGACAGCTACCAGTCCACCGTACGCCTCAACCTGAACGAGACGGTGGCGCTCTACTTCGCGGCGCGGCTGCTGGCGCACCACTCCGACGAAAACAACCCGCATGTCGTCGGCGCGCTGGATAAGATCGCCGCCTCGCTGCCGGATGCTACGCTCTCGGCGCATCTGTCGCACGCGGCAGATGTGATCCGCACCAAGCCGATGCGCGCCAACTATGTACAGACGCTGGAGACGCTGACGCGCGCCTGGGCCGACCGTCAGGCGGTGCAGATCCAGTACTGGGCCGCCGAGCGCGAACATCCCGAAGAGCGCGTGATCGAGCCCTACTTCCTGGAGGTATCGCGCTTCGAGCCGGCCAGCTATGTGCTGGGCCACGATCGGCTCCGCAACGCGATCCGTACCTTCAAGGTCGAGCGCATCCAACGCGCCGAGCTGCTGCCGGAGCACTACGAGATTCCGGCGGACTTCGATCCCTACGCCTGGCTGCACTCGTCGTGGGCGATCATGGCCGAGGAGGAGGTCGAAGTGCGGCTGCGCTTTGCGCCACAGGTTGCGCGACGCGTCCAGGAGAGCGTCTGGCACCACTCGCAGCAGCTCGAAGTGCTGCCGGACGGCGGCTGCCTGCTGACGATGCGCGTCGGCGGCATTCGCGAGATCCGTGGCTGGGTCTTGAGCTGGGGCGCTGATGTCGAGGTGCTGGCGCCTCAGGAGTTGCGCGCTCAGGTTGCCGCCGAGGGCCAACGACTGGCGGCGCTGTATCGCCACAGCTGA
- a CDS encoding CvpA family protein, with translation MFIDLVLLAIFVIVVAVGFFQGTIKLLIAIFTFYASIILASLYFKSLSLLFVRRGTSPIVADAISFFLVLFLCFVILLAMALYTFRYVRFPGRLELIDRMLGVVLGVVLGLVLTSIVAMVLHYTFITHNIGSLYPITRFLANSTRESVTRELLIFNILPRLYVTVAPFLPDVALPFFQPRVG, from the coding sequence ATGTTTATTGATCTTGTTTTACTGGCAATATTCGTTATTGTTGTTGCTGTAGGGTTCTTTCAGGGCACTATCAAACTACTGATCGCCATCTTCACGTTCTACGCCAGCATCATTCTCGCAAGCTTGTACTTCAAATCACTCTCTTTGCTCTTTGTACGGCGCGGAACCAGTCCCATTGTTGCCGACGCGATCAGCTTTTTTCTAGTGCTGTTCCTGTGCTTCGTCATTCTGCTGGCGATGGCACTGTACACCTTCCGCTACGTGCGCTTTCCGGGTCGGCTGGAGCTGATCGATCGCATGCTGGGCGTGGTGCTGGGCGTGGTGCTGGGCCTGGTCCTGACCAGCATCGTCGCCATGGTGTTGCACTACACCTTTATCACCCACAACATCGGCAGTTTGTATCCCATCACGCGCTTTCTCGCCAACAGCACGCGCGAGTCCGTCACGCGCGAGCTGCTGATCTTCAACATCCTGCCGCGGCTTTACGTCACGGTCGCGCCCTTCCTGCCAGATGTCGCGCTGCCCTTCTTTCAGCCGCGCGTCGGCTGA
- a CDS encoding S1 RNA-binding domain-containing protein, whose translation MTDEERTPTPAHEQAQGAQTEPVETAATGDQQQPDVQQGLLSKLVAAATSATNAAVETTKEVIGAVAERVPEAAGNVADAAQRLVGKDEAASTSAQVTTAQADATGTPAETTEGRSSVAAVAGAVAGAAADLARRSGARVYEAVTGQPTTTAPAEATSGQEQPSAAAPAEVASGQEQPAPGASFEPSEATTRSGRPRRFKDVQPGMQLEGRVTSIALYGVFVDVGVGRDGLVHISEMSDTRVESPTDLVQIGDPVTVWVKSVDPEARRISLTMRDPNRPKPQRERRPRKPEVDLEKLRQLKPGDTVEGTVSSLSPFGAFVDIGVGKDGLVHISELSEGRIEKPEDAVQVGERYTFRVLEADPEGKRISLSLRRALRSQRLQQLEPGTILEGTVSGLAPFGAFVDIGVGRDGLVHISELAAYRVATVEEVVRVGDKVQVKVIEVDPNSKRISLTMRVDEPLPSERPAPVRPALVLEPEEEGERGGRERGGRERGGRERGGRERGGRERGGRERGGRERGGRLRREAQLYDPGEEVYTFEDPEDEETFTGDATLEDLVSKFNAGRYDRRGKSRRDYEDEDEDEDRSARRQRDAIRRTLAIRDEE comes from the coding sequence ATGACGGACGAGGAGCGGACCCCAACGCCGGCGCATGAGCAGGCACAGGGGGCACAGACGGAACCGGTCGAAACGGCGGCGACCGGTGATCAGCAACAGCCGGACGTGCAGCAGGGCTTGCTGTCCAAGCTGGTGGCAGCAGCAACCAGCGCGACCAATGCGGCAGTCGAAACGACCAAAGAGGTGATCGGGGCGGTTGCCGAGCGCGTGCCCGAAGCTGCCGGGAACGTAGCCGATGCAGCACAACGACTTGTCGGCAAGGACGAAGCTGCCTCGACCAGCGCGCAGGTCACGACGGCGCAGGCGGACGCGACCGGCACGCCGGCGGAGACCACCGAGGGCCGCTCCTCGGTTGCGGCGGTCGCCGGCGCGGTGGCCGGCGCAGCTGCCGATCTGGCGCGGCGCTCCGGCGCGCGCGTGTACGAGGCCGTGACCGGGCAGCCGACCACCACCGCTCCGGCCGAGGCGACGAGCGGGCAGGAGCAGCCGAGCGCCGCAGCGCCGGCCGAGGTGGCGAGCGGGCAGGAGCAACCGGCGCCGGGCGCCAGCTTCGAGCCGAGCGAGGCCACCACGCGCAGTGGGCGGCCACGGCGCTTCAAGGACGTCCAGCCGGGCATGCAGCTCGAAGGGCGGGTCACCAGCATCGCGCTGTATGGCGTGTTTGTGGATGTGGGCGTGGGCCGTGATGGCCTGGTGCACATCTCGGAGATGAGTGACACGCGCGTTGAGTCGCCCACCGATCTGGTGCAGATCGGCGATCCGGTGACTGTCTGGGTCAAGAGCGTTGATCCCGAGGCGCGGCGCATCAGCCTGACAATGCGCGATCCCAATCGACCCAAGCCCCAGCGCGAGCGGCGTCCGCGCAAGCCCGAGGTCGATCTGGAGAAGCTGCGCCAGCTCAAGCCGGGCGATACCGTCGAAGGCACGGTTAGCAGCCTGTCGCCCTTCGGCGCGTTTGTGGATATCGGCGTGGGCAAGGATGGCCTGGTGCACATCTCCGAGCTGTCCGAAGGACGCATCGAGAAGCCCGAGGATGCGGTGCAGGTTGGCGAACGCTACACCTTCCGCGTGCTGGAGGCTGATCCCGAAGGCAAGCGCATCAGCCTGAGTCTGCGTCGCGCGCTGCGCAGCCAGCGCCTCCAGCAGCTCGAGCCGGGCACGATCCTGGAGGGCACGGTCAGCGGCCTGGCGCCCTTCGGCGCGTTTGTGGACATCGGCGTCGGTCGCGATGGCCTGGTGCACATCTCCGAGCTGGCGGCCTACCGCGTGGCCACGGTCGAGGAGGTTGTGCGCGTTGGCGACAAGGTTCAAGTCAAGGTGATCGAGGTCGATCCCAACTCCAAGCGCATCAGCCTGACGATGCGTGTGGACGAGCCGCTGCCGAGCGAGCGGCCCGCGCCGGTGCGGCCCGCGCTGGTGCTGGAACCGGAGGAGGAGGGTGAGCGCGGCGGTCGTGAGCGCGGCGGTCGCGAGCGCGGCGGTCGTGAGCGCGGCGGTCGTGAGCGCGGTGGCCGTGAGCGCGGTGGCCGTGAGCGCGGTGGCCGTGAGCGCGGTGGCCGTCTGCGGCGCGAAGCGCAGCTCTACGATCCGGGCGAGGAGGTGTACACCTTCGAGGATCCGGAGGATGAGGAGACCTTCACCGGCGATGCTACCCTGGAGGATCTGGTCTCCAAATTCAACGCCGGGCGCTATGATCGGCGTGGCAAGAGCCGGCGCGACTACGAGGACGAGGACGAGGACGAGGATCGCAGCGCACGCCGCCAGCGCGATGCGATCCGGCGCACGCTGGCGATCCGCGACGAGGAATAG
- a CDS encoding endonuclease MutS2 has product MPFDTRTLELLEYPKIRERLARHTAFSASRELALSLQPDDDRVVVQRAQQATSAARRLLDQAPDVSIGGARDIRPLIAQAQRGGVLEPTALLEVAATLAAMRQLRRRLLSLPAEDYAPLIELATALPEHPELEAAIERSVDPAGELLDSASPALGRIRAELRTAHNRLLERLNAIIAAPQYAAALQEPIVTMRDGRYVVPIKAGGRRTLPGIVHDQSNSGATLFIEPLQTVELNNRWRELQLAEREEITRILRALTAQIAAAGESISVGVAALAELDLLFAKAHYSLELRAAEPQFVPGSVLEWQEQPALELIRARHPLLDAQRVVPIDVRLGGPFRVLLITGPNTGGKTVALKTTGLLALMAQSGLHIPADARSRLPVFQYIFADIGDEQSIEQSLSTFSSHMTHIIEILRALDAARVEREHGATPANALVLLDELGAGTDPTEGAALARAIIERVLDSGALCIGTTHYAELKAYAYNTPGVENASVAFDAETLQPTYRLEIGLPGRSNALAIAARLGLDAAIVARARSFLSAETERVEDLLAAIAREREAAAAERQAAEQLHAEAATLRARLEQELASLEREREQRLEAFERELEAEMRAIRQELRRLREDTRAVSVTREWLQQAEERLKGLAASTEQRQRQRRASHAAPPATPPRPIQPGDRVHVASVNLEGEVLAVDPEAGEAEVQVGGFRLTAALRDLQRLKGARRAAAPGDTTRSTLPAGGPRRDVSMQFDMRGLRAGEVEALLDRYLNDAYLADLSEVRLIHGKGTGTLRKIVRDVLSNHPLVASYEGGVEGEGGEGVTIARLQTR; this is encoded by the coding sequence ATGCCGTTCGACACCCGAACCCTGGAATTACTGGAATATCCGAAGATTCGCGAGCGCCTGGCGCGGCACACCGCCTTCAGCGCCAGCCGCGAGCTGGCGCTCAGTCTGCAACCTGACGACGATCGCGTCGTGGTGCAGCGTGCGCAGCAGGCGACTAGCGCCGCGCGTCGCCTGCTCGATCAGGCGCCCGATGTGTCGATCGGCGGCGCGCGTGATATCCGCCCTTTGATCGCGCAGGCCCAACGCGGCGGCGTGCTGGAGCCCACCGCGCTGCTGGAGGTTGCCGCTACCCTGGCAGCCATGCGCCAGTTGCGCCGGCGGCTCCTGAGTCTGCCGGCGGAGGACTACGCGCCGCTGATCGAGCTGGCCACGGCCCTGCCGGAGCATCCGGAGCTCGAAGCCGCGATTGAACGCAGCGTCGATCCCGCCGGCGAGCTGCTGGACAGCGCCAGCCCGGCCCTGGGACGTATTCGCGCCGAGCTGCGTACGGCGCACAACCGCCTGCTGGAACGACTGAATGCGATCATCGCCGCGCCGCAGTATGCGGCGGCGCTGCAGGAGCCGATCGTCACCATGCGTGACGGACGCTACGTTGTGCCGATCAAAGCCGGCGGACGCCGCACGCTGCCGGGCATCGTGCATGATCAGTCCAACTCGGGCGCAACGCTGTTCATCGAGCCGCTCCAGACGGTCGAACTCAACAACCGCTGGCGCGAACTCCAGCTTGCCGAGCGCGAGGAGATCACCCGCATCCTGCGCGCGCTGACGGCGCAGATCGCCGCGGCGGGCGAGAGCATCAGCGTAGGCGTCGCGGCGCTGGCCGAGCTGGATCTGCTCTTCGCCAAGGCCCACTACAGCCTCGAGCTGCGCGCCGCCGAGCCGCAGTTCGTGCCCGGCTCGGTCCTGGAATGGCAGGAGCAGCCCGCGCTGGAGCTGATCCGCGCGCGTCATCCGCTGCTCGATGCGCAGCGCGTCGTGCCGATCGATGTCCGCCTGGGCGGTCCCTTCCGCGTGCTGCTGATCACCGGCCCCAACACCGGCGGCAAGACGGTTGCGCTCAAAACCACCGGCCTGCTGGCGCTGATGGCGCAGAGTGGCCTGCACATCCCCGCCGACGCGCGTTCGCGGCTGCCCGTTTTCCAGTATATTTTTGCCGATATTGGCGACGAGCAAAGCATCGAGCAGAGCCTCTCGACCTTTTCGTCGCACATGACGCATATCATCGAGATTCTGCGGGCGCTGGATGCGGCGCGCGTCGAGCGCGAGCACGGCGCTACGCCGGCCAACGCGCTGGTGCTGCTCGACGAGCTCGGTGCCGGTACCGATCCGACCGAAGGCGCGGCGCTGGCGCGCGCGATCATCGAGCGCGTGCTGGACAGCGGCGCGTTGTGCATCGGCACGACGCACTACGCCGAGCTCAAAGCCTATGCCTACAACACGCCTGGCGTGGAGAACGCTTCGGTCGCGTTCGATGCGGAGACACTGCAGCCTACCTACCGTCTGGAGATCGGGCTGCCGGGCCGCTCCAACGCGCTGGCGATCGCCGCGCGGCTGGGACTGGATGCGGCGATCGTTGCACGGGCGCGCTCGTTCCTGTCGGCAGAAACCGAACGCGTCGAGGATCTGCTGGCAGCCATCGCCCGCGAGCGCGAGGCCGCTGCCGCCGAGCGCCAGGCAGCCGAGCAGCTGCACGCTGAGGCCGCGACATTGCGCGCGCGTCTGGAGCAGGAGCTGGCCAGCTTGGAGCGCGAACGCGAGCAGCGCCTGGAGGCGTTCGAGCGCGAGCTGGAGGCCGAGATGCGCGCGATCCGTCAGGAACTGCGCCGGTTGCGCGAGGACACGCGCGCCGTATCGGTCACACGCGAGTGGTTGCAACAAGCTGAAGAACGCCTCAAAGGGCTGGCCGCATCAACCGAACAACGCCAACGCCAGCGGCGCGCGTCGCATGCGGCGCCGCCGGCAACGCCGCCCCGCCCGATCCAGCCCGGCGATCGAGTGCACGTTGCCTCAGTCAACCTGGAGGGCGAGGTCCTGGCGGTCGATCCCGAGGCGGGCGAAGCCGAGGTGCAAGTCGGTGGCTTTCGCCTCACTGCCGCTCTGCGCGACCTGCAGCGGCTCAAGGGCGCTCGGCGCGCCGCTGCGCCGGGCGATACTACGCGCAGCACGCTACCGGCCGGCGGCCCGCGCCGCGACGTTTCGATGCAGTTCGATATGCGCGGCTTGCGCGCCGGCGAAGTCGAAGCGTTGCTGGATCGCTACCTGAACGATGCCTACCTAGCCGATCTCAGCGAGGTGCGGCTGATCCACGGCAAGGGTACCGGCACACTGCGCAAGATCGTGCGCGACGTGCTGTCCAACCATCCGCTGGTCGCCTCCTATGAGGGTGGTGTGGAGGGCGAGGGTGGCGAGGGGGTGACCATTGCCCGGCTGCAAACGCGTTAA
- a CDS encoding ATP-binding protein gives MAANRPIYPFSAIVGQERLKRALLLNAINPRVGGVLIRGEKGTAKSTAVRALQRLLPLQKVVADCPYGDPPDDPQRMCDRCLSRYQAGETLPIAERVTPLVELPVNASEDRVVGALDLEHALTEGQRRFEPGLLAEANRGILYVDEVNLLDDHLVDLLLDAAAMGVNTVEREGISVSHPARFILVGTMNPEEGELRPQLLDRFGLAVEIGGLREIDERVAIIERRMAFERDPVAFVQTWEAAEQMLAQRIREAKALLPQVRISTTDMSIVARLAVELGVDGHRADLAILEAARTHAALEGRRTLTPVDLRLAAELALPHRMRRQPFADVQLDEERLGAIIQQASEHLAEADAEQKKKTS, from the coding sequence ATGGCGGCGAACCGTCCCATCTACCCATTCTCCGCGATCGTTGGTCAGGAGCGCCTGAAGCGGGCGCTGCTGCTGAACGCGATCAACCCGCGCGTTGGCGGTGTGCTGATTCGCGGCGAGAAGGGCACGGCCAAATCCACGGCGGTACGCGCCCTGCAACGGCTCTTGCCGCTGCAGAAGGTGGTAGCCGATTGTCCCTACGGCGATCCGCCTGACGATCCACAGCGCATGTGCGATCGCTGCCTGTCGCGCTACCAGGCGGGCGAGACGCTGCCCATAGCCGAGCGCGTCACGCCGCTGGTCGAGTTGCCGGTGAACGCCTCCGAGGACCGCGTCGTTGGTGCGCTTGATCTGGAGCATGCCCTGACCGAGGGCCAGCGCCGCTTCGAGCCGGGGCTGCTGGCCGAGGCCAACCGCGGCATCCTGTACGTCGATGAAGTCAACCTGCTCGACGATCACCTGGTCGATCTGCTGCTCGACGCGGCGGCGATGGGCGTCAACACCGTCGAGCGCGAGGGCATTTCGGTCTCGCATCCGGCGCGCTTCATCCTGGTCGGCACCATGAATCCCGAGGAGGGCGAGCTCCGGCCCCAATTGCTGGATCGCTTCGGGCTGGCTGTGGAGATCGGCGGCCTGCGCGAGATCGACGAGCGCGTGGCGATCATCGAGCGGCGCATGGCCTTCGAGCGCGATCCGGTGGCCTTCGTGCAGACTTGGGAAGCCGCCGAGCAGATGCTGGCGCAGCGTATTCGCGAGGCCAAAGCCCTGCTGCCGCAGGTGCGCATCAGCACCACGGATATGAGCATTGTGGCCCGCCTGGCGGTGGAGCTGGGCGTCGATGGGCATCGCGCCGACCTGGCGATCCTGGAAGCGGCGCGTACTCACGCTGCGCTGGAGGGGCGCCGCACGCTGACGCCGGTCGATCTGCGGCTGGCAGCCGAACTGGCCCTGCCGCACCGTATGCGGCGGCAGCCCTTTGCGGATGTGCAGCTCGACGAGGAGCGCCTGGGCGCGATCATCCAGCAAGCGAGCGAGCACCTGGCCGAGGCGGACGCCGAGCAAAAAAAAAAGACCAGTTGA